A genomic segment from Conger conger chromosome 2, fConCon1.1, whole genome shotgun sequence encodes:
- the xylt1 gene encoding xylosyltransferase 1 — protein MVGGSCARRLARRSRSALIAALTVLLVQTLIVWNFSSLDSGEERENGGSNIREKRDRIGGNKAGSEYLKSGLQEQHLQPHLGKGTVRHKQQPDGYHSHRPKEKVRVDSNNENSVPKDFENIDNSNFGARSQPQRRTAAQRKDRPQEKGRGDPAASLSKSSNEVIQYAEAKGGPAPAPPARNRTHPRTTGPGQQAPQHRHHHPPGKRPASPTPDITYDQPPKCEINGKEAISALSRAKTKECRQQIAEVYCRHKEGQLMPEKVSRYCPLEGKASVNVQWEDDSSESVPATPVRIAFVLVVHGRASRQLQRLFKAIYHSSHYYYIHVDLRSNYLHRQVVALASQYPNVRVTPWRMSTIWGGASLLTMYLQSMKDLLVMSDWSWDFFINLSAADYPIRTNAQLVAFLSKYRDMNFIKSHGRDNARFIRKQGLDRLFFECDTHMWRLGDRRIPEGITVDGGSDWFLLNHKFVEYVITSQDELVTSMKRFYSYTLLPAESFFHTVLENSPHCDSMVDNNLRITNWNRKLGCKCQYKHIVDWCGCSPNDFKPPDFHRFQQTARPTFFARKFEASVNQEIVNQLDSFLFGGAVAGAAGLRAYWENVYDEPDGLHSLSDAQLTHYHSFSRMGLLRAASALQGDPNDSSCRYFPMGHPVSVHAYFLSDRFQGYLVRHHATNLATSKLETMETWVMPKKGFKIANPPNSFTRLQFAEIGTEWDAKERLFRNFGGLMGPTEEPVGMQKWGKGANVTVTVVWVDPTNVIAATYDILIDASAEYTHYRPPLNLPLRPGVWTVRVLHHWTPVAETRFLITPLAYSKHQPIRQEDALRFHNGPAKNSYMEQSFHGLNPVLNIPVHLGQVEEAQRNAGLTGAELERWVDSLVREVWSAVDVCSTGPSACPVMQACAKTAWSSLSPDPKSQLGPPGADGRIR, from the exons GACGGCTACCACTCCCACCGGCCGAAGGAGAAAGTGCGGGTGGACAGCAACAACGAGAACTCGGTGCCCAAGGACTTCGAGAACATCGACAACAGCAACTTCGGGGCGCGCTCGCAGCCCCAGAGACGCACGGCCGCCCAGCGCAAGGACAGGCCTCAGGAGAAGGGCCGGGGCGACCCGGCAGCCAGCCTGAGCAAGAGCTCCAATGAGGTCATCCAGTACGCCGAGGCCAAGGGAGGtccggcccccgccccgcccgcacGCAACCGCACGCACCCCCGCACCACGGGCCCCGGCCAGCAGGCCCCTCAGCACCGCCACCACCACCCGCCCGGCAAGCGCCCCGCCTCCCCCACCCCCGACATCACCTACGACCAGCCCCCCAAGTGCGAGATCAACGGCAAGGAGGCCATCTCCGCCCTGTCCCGCGCCAAGACCAAGGAGTGCCGCCAGCAGATCGCAGAGGTGTACTGCCGCCATAAGGAGGGCCAGCTCATGCCCGAGAAGGTCTCCCGATACTGCCCCCTGGAGG GCAAGGCGAGTGTCAATGTCCAGTGGGAGGACGATTCGAGCGAGAGTGTGCCGGCCACGCCCGTGCGGATCGCCTTCGTGTTGGTGGTGCACGGCCGGGCTTCACGGCAGCTGCAGCGCCTCTTCAAGGCCATCTACCACTCCTCACACTACTACTACATCCACGTAGACCTG CGCTCCAACTACCTACACAGACAGGTGGTGGCGCTGGCGAGCCAGTACCCCAATGTGCGGGTGACGCCCTGGCGCATGTCCACCATCTGGGGCGGGGCCAGCCTGCTCACCATGTACCTGCAGAGCATGAAGGATCTGCTGGTCATGAGCGATTGGTCCTGGGACTTCTTCATCAACCTCAGCGCCGCAGACTACCCAATCAG GACCAATGCACAACTGGTCGCCTTTCTGTCCAAATACCGAGACATGAACTTCATCAAGTCCCATGGAAGAGACAACGCCCG GTTCATCCGGAAGCAGGGTCTGGACCGCCTGTTCTTCGAGTGCGACACGCACATGTGGCGTCTGGGTGACCGCCGGATCCCTGAGGGCATCACGGTGGACGGCGGCTCTGACTGGTTCCTGCTCAACCACAAGTTCGTGGAGTACGTCATCACCTCCCAGGACGAGCTGGTCACCAGCATGAAGCGCTTCTACTCCTACACCCTGCTCCCTGCCGAG tccTTCTTCCACACCGTTCTGGAGAACAGCCCTCACTGCGACAGCATGGTGGACAACAACCTGCGCATCACCAACTGGAACCGCAAGCTGGGCTGCAAGTGCCAGTACAAGCACATCGTGGACTGGTGCGGCTGCTCGCCCAACGACTTCAAACCGCCCGACTTTCACCGCTTCCAG CAAACGGCCAGACCCACGTTCTTCGCCCGTAAGTTTGAGGCCAGCGTGAACCAGGAGATTGTGAACCAGCTGGACAGCTTCCTGTTTGGCGGCGCGGTGGCGGGCGCGGCGGGGCTCCGGGCGTACTGGGAGAACGTGTACGACGAGCCGGACGGTCTGCACAGCCTGAGCGACGCCCAGCTCACCCACTACCACTCCTTCAGCCGCATGGGCCTGCTGCGCGCCGCCAGCGCCCTGCAGGGAGACCCCAACGACAGCAGCTGCAG GTACTTTCCCATGGGCCACCCGGTGTCAGTCCACGCGTACTTCCTGTCCGACCGCTTCCAGGGGTACCTGGTGAGGCACCACGCCACCAACCTGGCCACCAGCAAGCTGGAGACCATGGAGACCTGGGTCATGCCCAAGAAGGGCTTCAAGATCGCCAACCCGCCCAACAGCTTCACCCGCCTACAGTTTGCAGAG ATTGGGACAGAGTGGGACGCTAAAGAAAGATTGTTCCGGAACTTCGGGGGGCTGATGGGGCCCACAGAGGAGCCGGTGGGAATGCAGAAGTGGGGCAAAGGCGCCAACGTGACTGTGACGGTGGTGTGGGTGGACCCCACTAACGTCATCGCCGCCACTTACGACATCCTGATCGACGCCAGCGCGGAGTACACGCACTACAGACCCCCCCTGAACCTGCCCCTGAGGCCCGGGGTGTGGACTGTGCGTGTGCTGCACCACTGGACCCCGGTGGCCGAAACGCGCTTCCTCATCACGCCCCTGGCCTACAGCAAGCACCAGCCCATCCGCCAAG AGGATGCCCTGAGGTTCCACAACGGGCCGGCCAAGAACAGCTACATGGAGCAGAGCTTCCACGGCCTGAACCCGGTGCTGAACATCCCGGTGCACCTGGGCCAGGTGGAGGAGGCCCAGCGCAACGCGGGCCTGACGGGGGCCGAGCTGGAGCGCTGGGTGGACAGCCTGGTGCGGGAGGTGTGGTCGGCCGTGGACGTGTGTTCGACGGGCCCCAGCGCCTGCCCCGTCATGCAGGCCTGCGCCAAAACGGCCTGGAGCTCCCTCAGCCCCGACCCCAAGTCCCAGCTGGGGCCGCCCGGCGCCGACGGCCGCATCAGGTAG